In the genome of Sporocytophaga myxococcoides DSM 11118, the window GTAAACTCCTGACCTTACCTTTTCAATCTGTTCTATGTACCATCTGTACTGATCTTCAGTAATAACAAGAGCAATTTTTTTTTCTATAAAATGCCTCGCGGCCTTTACTTCCTGTATAGAAAAAGTATTTTTCATATAATGTATCTTCAGATTTTAGTGAACTCTTTTTTTAGCCATTTTTAATCTCCTCATAAAAATATAGTTGAGAAATATGAGGTTCATCATGGCGATCGCACAAATAAGAAGACCCAGAGACTCTCTTGCCAATTCAATATTGGAGCTATGTTCCATTGGCATCACTATGCCCTCATAGATTGAAGGCCATAAATAAATACATCCGGAAGCAAATAACGATGTGAATAACAACAGTATAAATGAATGAATCCTCTTTATCCCAGAATAGAAACATATCAAAGCTGCAAATGAGTAAATTGAAATCCATACCAAAGGATCCGGATCATTTAACTGAACAATGGCAAAACCGATGAATAGGAATCCCCATAATGAAGGGATCATCCCTGTTAAATTGTTCTTTCTCATAAATGCCTAAACCCTCAGAACAAGGTATTGTTTATGACTATCCATAAGAAGCAGGGAAGAAAAAAGCTGATACTATTCAGTTAAATGAATTAATATCTTATCGAATAATGTTTTATAAAAAAAAGGTTATGTCGGAAAAAAAAGGGAAAATTTATGTGGGTACTTCTGGCTGGCATTATAAGCACTGGATAGGAAAATTTTACCCGGAAAAAACTGCATCTAAAGATTTGTTAGATTATTATGATAGCTTTTTTGATACCCTGGAATTGAATAATTCCTTTTACAGACTTCCTTCATCAGAACAATTTTCAAATTGGTATAAAATTACACCAAAGGGTTTTTTATTCAGTATTAAGGCTAGCAGATATATTACACATATTAAACGCCTCAATATGCCCTCAGAAGGGATAAAAAAGCTTATTGACAGCATTTCACCTCTGAAAGAAAAACTTGGACCTATTCTATTTCAACTCCCTCCGAATATGAAATTGAATATTCAAAGGTTAGAAGAATTCATTGGTTTTCTTCCTTCAGGGTTCAGATATACGTTTGAGTTCCGCCACCCCTCCTGGTATACTGAGGATGTATATAAGCTATTAAAAAAGAACAACTGTGCTTTTTGTATTTATGAACTAAATCATCATATGTCACCCGTAATTTCAACGGCTGATTTTGTGTATATAAGATTACACGGACCGGAAGAAAAATATTCAGGAGATTATTCCAAAAAGCAACTTAATGAATGGGCAGAAAGCTGTAAAAACTGGTTGGACGAGGGTAAAGATGTATATATATACTTTGATAATGATCAGAATGCTTATGCTCCCTTTAATGCCCTTTATCTGAAAGAAACATTACAGAAAGGGAAAAAGAAACATTCAAAACCAAATTACACCAGAGCATAAAAATCAAAAAAGCTTATCCTTGTATTCATAAATTTTAGATATCTTAATTCACATCTTTCCTTCGGCACTTTTAATCGAAAGAAACAAAATTAAGTCTATTGAATTATTTAGATGAATACTTAAATAAAGCAAAATTCTATGCATGGGACTTTTCTAAATAAACTTCATACTTATGATATCAACCCTAAATTCAGCAAAAGGGCTGCTTATTTCTCAATGGAGTTTGCTGTTGATCAATCACTGAAAATATATTCAGGAGGACTGGGTTTTCTTGCCGGGTCACATTTAAGAAGTGCTTATGATCTTAAGCAAAACCTGATTGGAATTGGTATTTTATGGAAATACGGATATTATGATCAGGTTTGGAATCAGGATCATTATATGGAAGCTAAATTTGTGAAAAAGGAATATTCCTTTCTGGAAGATACCGGAATAATATTTCCGATCACAATTCATGATACTAAAGTAAATGTGAAAGCATATTTCCTTCCTCCTGATCAGTTCGGTACTGCACCATTATTTTTACTTTCTACTGACATCCCTGAAAACGATTATATATCGAGGACCATTACTCATAAACTATATGATTCCAACCTTGCCGCCAAGATTGCACAGTCAATCGTGTTGGGTGTAGGTGGGGCCAAGCTTCTCGATATTATCGGAGCTGAACCAGAAGTTTATCATATGAATGAAGGTCATGCACTGCCATTGGTATTTTACCTTTATTCCAAATATAGAAGCGAAGAGGCTGTCAGAAACCGTATGGTATTTACAACACATACACCTGAACTTGCAGGTAATGAGGAGCATTCGCTGGCCCTGCTTGAAGAAATGAGCTTTCTACATTGCATACCTCTAGATGAAGTGAAAAGAATTGCCAAAATTAGTGGAGATACATTGAACTATACCCTTACGGCATTAAGATTATCCAAAATCGCTAACGGCGTTTCCGAGATACATTCTAAAGTATCTCAATCTATGTGGCAGGGAAATGAAGGTGTATGCCCGATCATCCATATAACCAATGCCCAAAACAGGAAATTCTGGAAAGACAAGATACTTGATGAGGCATTAAACACTAATAACGATGAATTACTGGTAAAGCGAAAGAAAGAGTTAAAGCAAGAGTTATTTAAAGAAGTTGCGGATCAGACCGGAAAGATTTTTGACCCGAATGTACTTACTCTTGTATGGGCAAGGAGATTTGCCGGATATAAAAGAGCACAGCTCTTGCTCCATAACTATGAAAAGTTCCTTGGACTCATAAGCAGGAAGCATGAACCTATTCAGGTAATATGGGCAGGAAAGCCATATCCCGAGGATAAGCTAGGAATTGATATATTTAATTATATCAATCATACAGTAGAGAAATTTGATCGTTGTGCAATTCTTACAGGCCATGAAATGAAACTTTCTGCCATGTTAAAAAAAGGATCTGACGTATGGCTTAACAATCCTATTCCACCAAGAGAGGCATCAGGGACAAGTGGCATGACAGCGTCAATGAATGCATCCATTAACTTTTCTATTCCTGATGGTTGGTTCCCTGAATTTGCAAAACATGGAATAAACAGCTTTGTAATCAACTCTCAGCAAACCGATTCCTGGGTTCAAAGAGATGATCAGGATAATAAAGAATTACTCAGAGTATTGGAAGACGAAATTATTCCTACCTACTATAGAGATCCAAACAGATGGACAACAATAATGAAACAAGCTATGTGTGATGTATATCCCCAGTTTGATTCAGACAGAATGGCTACCGAATATTATCAGAAACTTTATCACGCTTAGGAATACAAAAAATAATAAATCCTGATGTTGATACATCAGGATTTATTATTTTTTAGTTTAAAGTCCACAAGCTGATAAGCCAAAAGAATGCATAGCCAAGCCATCCAATAAATGGCAGAAAAACAATTGATATAATCGGATATAATCTTGCGAATCTGTAAAAGATATAAAACACAAATAAGGTGAATGGTATATAAGCAAAAAAGCCAGCCATGGGGCTTTTTAAACCAAAAAATACGAGATCCCAAATGGTATAGTAAGCCATCATAATGACAACCAGAGTGATCAGAAAAACCGTTTCATTTTTATTATTCTCTTCTGAGAAAAGCTTGTAGAGCAATATTCCACAGATGATGTAGAAGATAAATCCCATGGCAAAGAAATATAAAATGGGTAAGGTAAATGAAGGCAACCTGAGCTGAGCATACCAACTGACAAGAGCATCGCCTTTGAAAAGGTTACTACATAATGCAAAGAACATACATATAGCTCCAGCTTTAATATATCGAAGCTGATTTAACAATTTATCCATGTTTTCAGAAATTAAATATGGAATGTATTTATAAAGAATCAAACAATCTGATATCCCTATTGTTCTTAAAATAAAAGGGTATGAGATATTTCAGACTGTTCACTATTATATTAAGCCTTAATATTCAGGGATGCAATGAGAGAAAAGCTGAAAAAATTTTTTCTACCACTGTTGATACAGGTACCGATATGGTCGATACAACACTTTTAAAGAGCGACACGTCCCGTCAAAAAGATACAATCCCCACTAAACTTCCTCCAAAAAATAATGATACTGAAACTGTGCTAAAACCCAAATCAAAGGATGATATGCCTGTAGCTATACCGGACTCCATAAAGAATAAAAAGAAATAAACTATAGATTTAAAAAAGAAAAAAGGGAGCTTGCTCCCTTTTTTCTTTAACGATTTCTTTCTTTAGGATTTGGCTGAGATGGTCCTTTATTTGGAAGCTTATCTTTTTCAGATGGATTCTCTTTTGCCTTATCTCTTTCCTTAGGCTGATTTTTATTTCCCATGTTTTTAAGATTTTTCAACCTTAACCACACTATGATAATTTTGTTATTCTTTTATCTAATACTAAGGTAAAATTTCTTCATGCTGAAATAAAGAGGAATCAATTGCAAGTGTATCCTGATATACATACTGAGCTGCTCCACCAGTAAGCTTTACGTAAGGAGAGATTTTACTATTTTGCTCTTCTGTAATAATTTCTTTTCTTAAAAGTAACGTACCTATCTTTCTGAAGTAATGATTCAGAAAGGGCTTTAGCTTTCCACCTTCATCAAAATAGTACTTAAACGCTTTTGGTTGGGGAACTATGCTCGCAAGAAAAATACTTTCTTCAACAGAAAGTTCAGATGGCCTTTTGTTAAAGTAAAACTTTGAAGCATTACCAATGCCATAGATGCCTGGCCCCCATTCAATAATATTAAGGTAAACCTCATACATTCTATCCTTTCCTGTGAGTCTGTTATTTTCAATAAGCCATACAATCAGAGCTTCTTCTACTTTTCTCGCAATTGTCTTTTCTCTGCTCAGGAATACATTCTTTACCAATTGCATGGATATAGTGCTTCCTCCTCTTGCAAATTTCCCCTTGCGGATATTATCTTTCATTGCCATTACAAAAGCATCCTCCCTAAAGCCCCTGTGCCAGTAAAAGCTGCCATCTTCAGAACAAAGTACAGCATTTTTAACATATGGAGAAATCTGATCGATAGGCGTAAATTCAGAATTGTCAATACCGACAGTAAATGTTTTAACTGCCACTCCTTTTTCAAAAGCTGTATGAACAAACGGCTTATTCATTTTGGTAAAATCCGTTTTTCCATAACTGATCACCTTAAATCCTTTTTCACTGAAGTTACTGCTGAACTTAAGTGAATCAACCATGCTCTTATCAAGATAAAAATTCAGTTGATATGAAAGCTTCCCTTCAACCTTGATACCTTCCAGAGAGGAAAATAAGCCAGCAGGCAATGAAGAAAAAAACCTTTGAGCTTCCAGTTCAGGCATGTTCAGACTTAAAGCATATATGCCTTTATTTTTCCTGTCGATAGTAGCTTTTCCGTTAAGACAGATATCATTTAGAAAAGTACTGTCGCTTTCAACAGTAACTGAAGATTTACCAAGGGAAATGAAATAATTTACATCTATCTTTTTTAAAGCAAGTTCGTTGGAGTCAAGTTTAGGGTGTTTTAATTTTAAAGCATCAAATCTAAATTTTCCTTTAAGAT includes:
- a CDS encoding transmembrane 220 family protein codes for the protein MRKNNLTGMIPSLWGFLFIGFAIVQLNDPDPLVWISIYSFAALICFYSGIKRIHSFILLLFTSLFASGCIYLWPSIYEGIVMPMEHSSNIELARESLGLLICAIAMMNLIFLNYIFMRRLKMAKKRVH
- a CDS encoding DUF72 domain-containing protein — translated: MSEKKGKIYVGTSGWHYKHWIGKFYPEKTASKDLLDYYDSFFDTLELNNSFYRLPSSEQFSNWYKITPKGFLFSIKASRYITHIKRLNMPSEGIKKLIDSISPLKEKLGPILFQLPPNMKLNIQRLEEFIGFLPSGFRYTFEFRHPSWYTEDVYKLLKKNNCAFCIYELNHHMSPVISTADFVYIRLHGPEEKYSGDYSKKQLNEWAESCKNWLDEGKDVYIYFDNDQNAYAPFNALYLKETLQKGKKKHSKPNYTRA
- the glgP gene encoding alpha-glucan family phosphorylase; its protein translation is MHGTFLNKLHTYDINPKFSKRAAYFSMEFAVDQSLKIYSGGLGFLAGSHLRSAYDLKQNLIGIGILWKYGYYDQVWNQDHYMEAKFVKKEYSFLEDTGIIFPITIHDTKVNVKAYFLPPDQFGTAPLFLLSTDIPENDYISRTITHKLYDSNLAAKIAQSIVLGVGGAKLLDIIGAEPEVYHMNEGHALPLVFYLYSKYRSEEAVRNRMVFTTHTPELAGNEEHSLALLEEMSFLHCIPLDEVKRIAKISGDTLNYTLTALRLSKIANGVSEIHSKVSQSMWQGNEGVCPIIHITNAQNRKFWKDKILDEALNTNNDELLVKRKKELKQELFKEVADQTGKIFDPNVLTLVWARRFAGYKRAQLLLHNYEKFLGLISRKHEPIQVIWAGKPYPEDKLGIDIFNYINHTVEKFDRCAILTGHEMKLSAMLKKGSDVWLNNPIPPREASGTSGMTASMNASINFSIPDGWFPEFAKHGINSFVINSQQTDSWVQRDDQDNKELLRVLEDEIIPTYYRDPNRWTTIMKQAMCDVYPQFDSDRMATEYYQKLYHA
- a CDS encoding TspO/MBR family protein, with product MDKLLNQLRYIKAGAICMFFALCSNLFKGDALVSWYAQLRLPSFTLPILYFFAMGFIFYIICGILLYKLFSEENNKNETVFLITLVVIMMAYYTIWDLVFFGLKSPMAGFFAYIPFTLFVFYIFYRFARLYPIISIVFLPFIGWLGYAFFWLISLWTLN
- a CDS encoding biosynthetic peptidoglycan transglycosylase; this encodes MSFSKLQRVVVILAVLSSIFILTIFFLRASIANWALGKVKEKFKTDYQATLSFNNISVHGLSGISGQEFYIVQDNKDTLTKAEALSFELDLFHTLTGDFRFKSFSIRDGYFHPVKKGKEDNYSFLLKRGTNRENSDTLKGYGYILNRILTASFKALPPRLKISGFNCALTKDNNEYIFRIKKFFLYDKNYKASIEIPNTHQVLISEGQINKRKRLINGNLYAEISELKVPYLNDLYQLDFRFDTLKFNLADNEFNDEQLDLKGKFRFDALKLKHPKLDSNELALKKIDVNYFISLGKSSVTVESDSTFLNDICLNGKATIDRKNKGIYALSLNMPELEAQRFFSSLPAGLFSSLEGIKVEGKLSYQLNFYLDKSMVDSLKFSSNFSEKGFKVISYGKTDFTKMNKPFVHTAFEKGVAVKTFTVGIDNSEFTPIDQISPYVKNAVLCSEDGSFYWHRGFREDAFVMAMKDNIRKGKFARGGSTISMQLVKNVFLSREKTIARKVEEALIVWLIENNRLTGKDRMYEVYLNIIEWGPGIYGIGNASKFYFNKRPSELSVEESIFLASIVPQPKAFKYYFDEGGKLKPFLNHYFRKIGTLLLRKEIITEEQNSKISPYVKLTGGAAQYVYQDTLAIDSSLFQHEEILP